A window of Aurantibacillus circumpalustris genomic DNA:
TCATAGAGGAATTGAAACAATTACCTTTGCTTATAAAGGAAGTGTGGCGCATCATGACAGCGCTGGTAACAGTGGGGTAATTAATCCGGGCGATGTGCAGTGGATGACTGCAGGCGGAGGGGTGCTTCATAAAGAATATCACGAAAAAAATTTTGATAAAGTAGGTGGAGCTTTTGAAATGGTGCAGTTGTGGATTAACCTTCCTAAAAAACACAAAATGGTTCCGCCAAAATATCAAAGTATTTTACATAAACATAAACCTAAAATTGATCTTCCAAAAAACATGGGATCGGTGCATGTTGTTGCGGGAGATTTTCTGGGCATCAAAGGTGTTGCTTCTGTTTATTCTCCAGTTCATATTTATGACTTTCATTTAAATCCAACTGGAGAAATAAATTTTTCATTGCCTGCGAATTTTAATTCAGCGATTTTAGTCATTGATGGTGGTATAACATTGAATGAAAATATAGAAGTTGCCGAAAACCATTATGTTCAATTTAAAAATGAAGGTGGTGAAATTCATATCAGGGCTTCTAAAAAAAGTATTTTACTTGTATTAAGTGGTGAGTCTCTCAACGAACCTTACGTTAGCTACGGACCATTTGTAATGAACACCGAGGCAGAAATTAAACAAGCCATTGAGGATTATAATAATGGGAAGTTTGGTTTTTTGGCAGACTAATTATTCATACTTCAATGACTTAACAGGATTGCTGAAAGCTGATTTTAAAGCATGAAATAAAACAGTTCCAAGTGCTATCGTTATTCCGGCAAGGGCAGAAAATATAAAGGCCCAAAGACTTATGTTTATTCTGTAAGCAAAATTATTTAACCAGTTGTTCATTATAAACCAGGTTAGGGGCCAAGAAATTAGCGCGGAAATAAAAACAAGTTTCAAAAATTCTTTTGACATAAGATTAATTAGCGAATAAATTGGTGCGCCCAAAACTTTTCTTATTCCAATTTCTTTTGTGCGTTGCTCTGCGGTGAATGAAGCCAGCGCAAAAAGCCCCATACATGCAATAAAAATAGCTAAGACGGAAAAGTAACCAACGAGTTTCGCAAGATTATCTTGTGATTTGTATAGCTTTCCTAAGTTTTCATCCATAAAAAAATACTCGAATGGATATTCCTGAGAAAACTCATTCCATTTTCCTTCAATAAATTTTATTGTGTTTTTTACATCTTTTGGTAGGATACGAATTATAATATACTTTGTCCAATAAATTTTGTTGCGTTTATCTGCAAGATCTAAAACAAATGGACCTACGGTTTCTTTGAGTGAAACAAAGTTAAAATCTTTTGCTACACCAATTACGCGCTCGTGACCACTCGGAGTGAAAAATTGTTTACCCAGAGCATTGTGAGGCTCTCCCCAGCCAAGGTGTTTCACCATGGCCTCATTAATAATTACCGATAATGAATCGTCACTTTTTATATTTTTATCAAAGGCTCTGCCGGCGACTAGTTTTATGTTGAGTGTTTGAACAAAATCAGGGCTCACAATTAAAGAAGGAAAATAAATCCATGTTTTATTTGGTGCCATTCCCTCGTAATTGTATTCATGTGTGTTATGACTTGCGCCGAGAATGTCGTTCATTGTTGCAATGTTTATGATTTTACCACTAGAACGTAGTTCTTCCGAAAAAGGAATGTACGCTTTTGCCATTGGTGGTCGAACAGGTAAAACGATTACTTGATCTTTTTTGAAACCAAGATCTGCACTTCGCAAATACTTTAGTTGTTGGTAAATTATGATTGTACCGATTATTAAACCTAAAGAGATGGCAAACTGTATGACTACCAAACTTTGCCGAAACAATTTGCTATTTTTTCCAAGACTAAATGCTCCTTTTAAAACATTTATTGGTTCGAAAGCTGATAAAAATAAAGCCGGATAAATTCCAGAAACAAGTCCTACTATAATCGTCACCACCATTAACAGCGATGCGTTTTTCCAATTAAAAAACAGGATAACCGACAGGTTCTTTCCAGAAAAAGAATTAAATAACGGCATTAATACTGCGACTAATCCAAACGCAAGGATCAGCGCAAAAAAACTAAGCAAAAGAGATTCTCCTAAAAATTGTTGAATTAATTGAGATTGGTAAGAGCCAAATACTTTCCTCATTCCAACCTCCTTGGCACGATTTGTAGAACGTACGGTAGACAGATTCATAAAATTTATGCAGGCAATGATGAGAATAAAAATTCCAATAGCAAAAAAAATGAAAATATCTGATTTGTCAGCATTTGGTTCGAGTTCGTAATCTAATTTAGAAGTTAGATGTATGTCACCTAGTTTTTGAAGATACAACCTCGCTTGAGGAATAATAAAGTCAGGAAAGTATTTTTTGATAAATGAAGGAAATTGTTTTTCGAGCTCTTCAGGGGAGACACCTTCTTTTAGTAAAATATAGGTCCAACAAGGATTCCAGACCCAGTTCTTAGAACCGATGTTAGGACCTATAAGTGCTTTTAGTGTAGAAAACGAAATAAGGCAATCGAAATGTATGTGAGATTGTGCGGGCATTTTTGCGAAGACGCCGTTCACCATTAATTCGACTTTGCCGTCATATTTAATAATTTTTCCAAGAGGATCTTGATCGCCAAAATATTTTTCTGCAAGTTCTTGTGATAAAACAATTGAGTTAACTTCACTCAATGCTTTTTCTGGATTTCCAATTAAAAGTGGAAAATTGAATACACGAAACAAAGTAGAGTCTGCAAAAAAAGTTTTTTTCTCATTAAACTTAATATCCTGGTACTGTAAGGTATGGCTCGCCTCCTGAAAATTAAAAAATCGCACAGCTTGCTCAACAAGTTGCGGATAGTCATTAAGAACAGCCTGTGCAACCGGAAAGGGCTGGCTGCACGAGTTTTCACCTTGACCTTCTTCCGCATCCAGTTTTTCGCACACACGGTATATTCTATCCTTTTTTGTGTGAAACGCATCGAAGGATAATTCATCTTTAACAAATAAAATTATTAAAGAAAAACAAGCAATGCCGATTCCGAGTCCGCAAATATTCATGATAGAATAAAACCTGCTTGTAAACAAATTTCGCAAAGAAATTTTTAGGTAATTTTTTATCATTTTAGTTTTTGTCATTTTACAAATTAGATGCTAATCGTTTAATTCCTTACCTCCATTACAACTTCACCGTCTAACAAATGAATGGTTCTATCAGCAAATGAAGCGTCGTGGTTAGAATGTGTTACCATAACAATTGTGGTTCCTGTTGCATTTAGTTCTGTCAATAAATCAAGCACTTCATTTCCATTTTTGGAATCTAAATTTCCGGTAGGTTCATCGGCAAGAATTAATTTTGGTTTTGTAACGACGGCACGTGCAATTGCAACACGTTGTTGTTGTCCGCCGGATAATTGCTGTGGGAAATGATCTTTGCGATGAGCAATTTGCATACGCCGCATGATTGTTGTTACACGTTCTTTTATTTCAACTGAAGAAAGATCGTGGTATAAAAGAGGTAATTCTATGTTTTCTGAAACGGTTAGTTCGTCAATTAAATTAAAATTTTGAAACACAAAACCAATATTTTCTTTTCTAATGTCTGCGCGTTTTTTTTCGGAGCGGTTGTACATTTGTTTATCATTTAACTTATACGAGCCACGGGTTGGTGTATCCAATAATCCAAGAATATTGAGAAGTGTAGATTTTCCACAGCCGGAAGGGCCCATGATGGCTACAAATTCACCTTCCATAATTTCGAGAGAGCGAATTCTTAGTGCTAGTGTTTCTAATTCATCAGTACGAAATAATTTTTTAAGATCTTCCAGTTTTATCATTAGAGTTTACAATAGGTGAGTTAGTCACAAAGTAAACCAGACAAAATGAAATTCTAATCCCCCGATTTAGGGGATATGTATAAGCGGTAAAAAAGGATTGTTAGTTGGTGACTTAGCGGAGAAGAGGTGTTAATTAAAAAACCAAAGTCACCAAAGTACCTTCGCCTTCGTTTGATTGTATTTTTATTGCTCCTTTGTGCAGTACCATTATTTGTTTACAAAGACTTAATCCAATGCCGCTTCCCGTTTTTTTAGTACTAAAAAATGGAATGAAAATTTTATCAAGGAGTTCTGGTTTAATACCTCCACCATTATCAGCAACTTTTAGAATCACTTTTCCGTTGAAAGAT
This region includes:
- a CDS encoding pirin family protein; protein product: MDRKDFIKKGTLSAFFLGVSSAFGNVISSAIKGGNKYRGIEGVFSPTNTHMVGDGFKVMNFFPNGKGFEERMSPFFLLDFNAEVNFPPSEISRGVGVHPHRGIETITFAYKGSVAHHDSAGNSGVINPGDVQWMTAGGGVLHKEYHEKNFDKVGGAFEMVQLWINLPKKHKMVPPKYQSILHKHKPKIDLPKNMGSVHVVAGDFLGIKGVASVYSPVHIYDFHLNPTGEINFSLPANFNSAILVIDGGITLNENIEVAENHYVQFKNEGGEIHIRASKKSILLVLSGESLNEPYVSYGPFVMNTEAEIKQAIEDYNNGKFGFLAD
- a CDS encoding ABC transporter permease, which produces MIKNYLKISLRNLFTSRFYSIMNICGLGIGIACFSLIILFVKDELSFDAFHTKKDRIYRVCEKLDAEEGQGENSCSQPFPVAQAVLNDYPQLVEQAVRFFNFQEASHTLQYQDIKFNEKKTFFADSTLFRVFNFPLLIGNPEKALSEVNSIVLSQELAEKYFGDQDPLGKIIKYDGKVELMVNGVFAKMPAQSHIHFDCLISFSTLKALIGPNIGSKNWVWNPCWTYILLKEGVSPEELEKQFPSFIKKYFPDFIIPQARLYLQKLGDIHLTSKLDYELEPNADKSDIFIFFAIGIFILIIACINFMNLSTVRSTNRAKEVGMRKVFGSYQSQLIQQFLGESLLLSFFALILAFGLVAVLMPLFNSFSGKNLSVILFFNWKNASLLMVVTIIVGLVSGIYPALFLSAFEPINVLKGAFSLGKNSKLFRQSLVVIQFAISLGLIIGTIIIYQQLKYLRSADLGFKKDQVIVLPVRPPMAKAYIPFSEELRSSGKIINIATMNDILGASHNTHEYNYEGMAPNKTWIYFPSLIVSPDFVQTLNIKLVAGRAFDKNIKSDDSLSVIINEAMVKHLGWGEPHNALGKQFFTPSGHERVIGVAKDFNFVSLKETVGPFVLDLADKRNKIYWTKYIIIRILPKDVKNTIKFIEGKWNEFSQEYPFEYFFMDENLGKLYKSQDNLAKLVGYFSVLAIFIACMGLFALASFTAEQRTKEIGIRKVLGAPIYSLINLMSKEFLKLVFISALISWPLTWFIMNNWLNNFAYRINISLWAFIFSALAGITIALGTVLFHALKSAFSNPVKSLKYE
- a CDS encoding ABC transporter ATP-binding protein; translated protein: MIKLEDLKKLFRTDELETLALRIRSLEIMEGEFVAIMGPSGCGKSTLLNILGLLDTPTRGSYKLNDKQMYNRSEKKRADIRKENIGFVFQNFNLIDELTVSENIELPLLYHDLSSVEIKERVTTIMRRMQIAHRKDHFPQQLSGGQQQRVAIARAVVTKPKLILADEPTGNLDSKNGNEVLDLLTELNATGTTIVMVTHSNHDASFADRTIHLLDGEVVMEVRN